From the Pseudomonas sp. VD-NE ins genome, the window TCCGTCCCTCCATCGCAATAACCAGAAGTACAGGAATATTAACCTGTTTTCCATCGACTACGCTTTTCAGCCTCGCCTTAGGGACCGACTAACCCTGCGTCGATTAACGTTGCGCAGGAAACCTTGGTCTTTCGGCGTGGGTGTTTTTCACACCCATTGTCGTTACTCATGTCAGCATTCGCACTTCTGATACCTCCAGCAAGCTTCTCAACTCACCTTCACAGGCTTACAGAACGCTCCTCTACCGCATCATCCGAAGATGATACCCGTAGCTTCGGTGTATGGTTTGAGCCCCGTTACATCTTCCGCGCAGGCCGACTCGACTAGTGAGCTATTACGCTTTCTTTAAAGGGTGGCTGCTTCTAAGCCAACCTCCTAGCTGTCTAAGCCTTCCCACATCGTTTCCCACTTAACCATAACTTTGGGACCTTAGCTGACGGTCTGGGTTGTTTCCCTTTTCACGACGGACGTTAGCACCCGCCGTGTGTCTCCCATGCTCGGCACTTGTAGGTATTCGGAGTTTGCATCGGTTTGGTAAGTCGGGATGACCCCCTAGCCGAAACAGTGCTCTACCCCCTACAGTGATACATGAGGCGCTACCTAAATAGCTTTCGAGGAGAACCAGCTATCTCCGAGCTTGATTAGCCTTTCACTCCGATCCACAGGTCATCCGCTAACTTTTCAACGGTAGTCGGTTCGGTCCTCCAGTTAGTGTTACCCAACCTTCAACCTGCCCATGGATAGATCGCCCGGTTTCGGGTCTATTCCCAGCGACTAGACGCCCTATTAAGACTCGCTTTCGCTACGCCTCCCCTATTCGGTTAAGCTCGCCACTGAAAATAAGTCGCTGACCCATTATACAAAAGGTACGCAGTCACAGAACAAAGTCTGCTCCCACTGCTTGTACGCATACGGTTTCAGGATCTATTTCACTCCCCTCTCCGGGGTTCTTTTCGCCTTTCCCTCACGGTACTAGTTCACTATCGGTCAGTCAGTAGTATTTAGCCTTGGAGGATGGTCCCCCCATATTCAGACAAAGTTTCTCGTGCTCCGTCCTACTCGATTTCATGACTAAGAGATTTTCGCGTACAGGGCTATCACCCACTATGGCCGCACTTTCCAGAGCGTTCCGCTAATCTCAAAGCCACTTAAGGGCTAGTCCCCGTTCGCTCGCCACTACTAAGGGAATCTCGGTTGATTTCTTTTCCTCAGGGTACTTAGATGTTTCAGTTCCCCTGGTTCGCCTCTTGCACCTATGTATTCAGTACAAGATAACCATCTTATGATGGCTGGGTTCCCCCATTCAGACATCTCCGGATCAAAGTCTGTTTGCCGACTCCCCGAAGCTTTTCGCAGGCTACCACGTCTTTCATCGCCTCTGACTGCCAAGGCATCCACCGTATGCGCTTCTTCACTTGACCATATAACCCCAAGCAATCTGGTTATACTGTGAAGACGACATTCGCCGAAAATTCGAATTTCTCAATTAAGAGAACTCACAAATTTTACCTTAGCCTGATCCGTTACCAGTGAAAGTAACGTTCAGTCTATCTTTCTATCACATACCCAAATTTTTAAAGAACGATCTAATCAAAAGACTAGAAATCAATATTCTCAATGGAATACTCATTTCTAAGCTTTCAGAAGCAGTTATATGGTGGAGCCAAACGGGATCGAACCGTTGACCTCCTGCGTGCAAGGCAGGCGCTCTCCCAGCTGAGCTATGGCCCCATAACAAAATTGGTGGGTCTGGGCAGATTCGAACTGCCGACCTCACCCTTATCAGGGGTGCGCTCTAACCAACTGAGCTACAGACCCAATTTCGAGCGCGTAACTGTTAGCTTGGAGCTATCAGCTTGGAGCTTAAAGCTGCTTCTATCGTCTTCTTCAATGAATCAAGCAATTCGTGTGGGAACTTATGGAGCAGCTGATGTCGTCGATTAAGGAGGTGATCCAGCCGCAGGTTCCCCTACGGCTACCTTGTTACGACTTCACCCCAGTCATGAATCACACCGTGGTAACCGTCCTCCCGAAGGTTAGACTAGCTACTTCTGGTGCAACCCACTCCCATGGTGTGACGGGCGGTGTGTACAAGGCCCGGGAACGTATTCACCGTGACATTCTGATTCACGATTACTAGCGATTCCGACTTCACGCAGTCGAGTTGCAGACTGCGATCCGGACTACGATCGGTTTTATGGGATTAGCTCCACCTCGCGGCTTGGCAACCCTTTGTACCGACCATTGTAGCACGTGTGTAGCCCAGGCCGTAAGGGCCATGATGACTTGACGTCATCCCCACCTTCCTCCGGTTTGTCACCGGCAGTCTCCTTAGAGTGCCCACCATTACGTGCTGGTAACTAAGGACAAGGGTTGCGCTCGTTACGGGACTTAACCCAACATCTCACGACACGAGCTGACGACAGCCATGCAGCACCTGTCTCAATGTTCCCGAAGGCACCAATCCATCTCTGGAAAGTTCATTGGATGTCAAGGCCTGGTAAGGTTCTTCGCGTTGCTTCGAATTAAACCACATGCTCCACCGCTTGTGCGGGCCCCCGTCAATTCATTTGAGTTTTAACCTTGCGGCCGTACTCCCCAGGCGGTCAACTTAATGCGTTAGCTGCGCCACTAAGAGCTCAAGGCTCCCAACGGCTAGTTGACATCGTTTACGGCGTGGACTACCAGGGTATCTAATCCTGTTTGCTCCCCACGCTTTCGCACCTCAGTGTCAGTATCAGTCCAGGTGGTCGCCTTCGCCACTGGTGTTCCTTCCTATATCTACGCATTTCACCGCTACACAGGAAATTCCACCACCCTCTACCATACTCTAGCTCGACAGTTTTGAATGCAGTTCCCAGGTTGAGCCCGGGGATTTCACATCCAACTTAACGAACCACCTACGCGCGCTTTACGCCCAGTAATTCCGATTAACGCTTGCACCCTCTGTATTACCGCGGCTGCTGGCACAGAGTTAGCCGGTGCTTATTCTGTCGGTAACGTCAAAACAGCAACGTATTAAGTTACTGCCCTTCCTCCCAACTTAAAGTGCTTTACAATCCGAAGACCTTCTTCACACACGCGGCATGGCTGGATCAGGCTTTCGCCCATTGTCCAATATTCCCCACTGCTGCCTCCCGTAGGAGTCTGGACCGTGTCTCAGTTCCAGTGTGACTGATCATCCTCTCAGACCAGTTACGGATCGTCGCCTTGGTGAGCCATTACCTCACCAACTAGCTAATCCGACCTAGGCTCATCTGATAGCGCAAGGCCCGAAGGTCCCCTGCTTTCTCCCGTAGGACGTATGCGGTATTAGCGTTCCTTTCGAAACGTTGTCCCCCACTACCAGGCAGATTCCTAGGCATTACTCACCCGTCCGCCGCTGAATCCAGGAGCAAGCTCCTCTCATCCGCTCGACTTGCATGTGTTAGGCCTGCCGCCAGCGTTCAATCTGAGCCATGATCAAACTCTTCAGTTCAAACATCTTTGGGTTTTTAAGAAACCCTAAACTTGGCTCAGCAATCGTTGGTTACATCTTTGATTTCTCGCGGAGTAACTTGTGATGCTGATAATCTTGTTGACTATCAGTCTGACTCCACAAGCACCCACACGAATTGCTTGATTCAGTTGTTAAAGAGCGGTTGGTTAAGATCTTTCGTCTCAACCGAGGCGCGCATTCTACAGCAGCCTCATTTGCTGTCAAGTGATTATTTTCAGAAGTTTTCGAAGAATTCTTCAACAACTTCAACCACTTGCGCCTCAGATCTCTCCGAAGCGGGAGGCGAATTCTACAGCGTTACACGCTGCTGTCAACACCTCTTTTTCAACTTCCTTTTGGCTTCGATGAACTGAAGCAACCTGCTGTCGAAACCTACATAACTCTTTGAATCTCAAGGAGTTTTCCGTTTCGACTGCGCCGGAAGTGGGGCGAATTATAGACATCTGAAATTCGCCGTCAACACTTATTTTCAGTATCACTCAGATTTCAGCGTGATACGTGCAAATGCCTTCTTGCCTGCCTGGCAAACGTGGGTCGCGCCCAGTACATATATAAAGGAGCGATCAACCACCTGACCATCAACGCGCACACCGCCGGACGCCAAGAGGTCGCGTGCCGCTGCCGAGTTTTTCACCAGGCCTGCTTTATTAAGGACTGCCGCGATCGGCATGTCCTCAGCGGAAGCCAGTTCGACTTCCGGCAGATCATCCGGCAACTCACCATCCTTCATACGGTTACCCGCTGCACGATGAGCATTGGCCGCAGCCTCTTCACCATGGAAGCGCGCAACGATCTCTTCAGCCAGTTTGATTTTGACGTCGCGCGGATTGGCGCCTGCCTCAACATCGGCACGCAACGCATTGATCTCGTCCATCGAGCGGAAGCTGAGCAGCTCGAAGTAACGCCACATCAATGCATCCGGAATCGAAACCAGCTTGCTGTACATGACGCCCGGCGCTTCCTGAATACCGACGTAGTTGCCCAAGGACTTGGACATCTTCTTCACACCATCCAGACCTTCGAGCAGCGGCATGGTCAGAATGCACTGAGCCTCTTGACCATAACCACGCTGCAACTCACGCCCCATCAGCAAGTTGAACTTCTGATCGGTACCACCCAACTCGACATCCGCACGCAGAGCCACCGAGTCGTAACCCTGCACCAGCGGGTAAAGGAACTCGTGAATAGCGATTGGCTGATTGGTGGTGTAGCGCTTATCGAAGTCGTCACGCTCGAGCATGCGAGCGACGGTGTACTGCGAGGTCAGACGAATGAAGTCGGCCGGCCCCATCTGATCCATCCAGGTGGAGTTGAACGCGACTTCGGTTTTCGCCGGATCGAGAATCTTGAAAACCTGAGTTTTGTAAGTCTCGGCGTTTTCCAGAACCTGTTCGCGAGTCAGCGGAGGACGAGTAGCACTCTTGCCACTCGGATCACCGATCATCCCGGTGAAGTCACCTATAAGGAAGATCACCTGATGCCCCAGTTCCTGAAACTGACGCAGCTTATTAATAAGCACGGTATGACCCAAGTGCAGATCCGGAGCGGTTGGATCAAAGCCTGCCTTAATACGCAGCGGCTGGCCGCGCTTGAGCTTCTCGATCAGCTCGGACTCGACCAACAGTTCTTCCGCACCACGTTTAATCAGCGCTAGCTGCTCTTCAACCGACTTCATAACAGACCCGCAAGGCTCAGATTCAAAGGGAACCAACCATACAAGATCGCGCACCAATTACAAGTTTTGCCCGGCGCACGGACACCAATCCACAGACACGATGTCTGTAGACTTGCTTCAGAGATGATTTGGTTATATTTTATACAGTTATTTCATCTTCATCATGTCATTCATCTTTTCCAATTCATCATTTTTCAAAGTCAAAATTACCTATGACCACAGAACCGTCTAAAGCGCCGCCGCTTTACCCGAAGACCCACCTGCTTGCCGCAAGTGGAATCGCCGCCCTTCTCAGCCTGGCACTCCTGGTATTTCCTTCCAGTGATGTTGAAGCCAAAAAGACGACCCTGAGCCTTGAACTGGAAAGTCCTGCTGAACAACTGACACAAGATCAAGACGCAGCTGATGCGGTTCAAGCCACAAATGAGTCAGTAGCCTCGCCATTTGCTCAAATCGAAAACAGTGACGAGAACACCGCGCAAACCGCAGAAGCGGCACCAGCGCCGGCCGCCGAAAAGCCAAAAGCACCAGGTCATCGTGAAGTCATCGTTGCCAAGGGCGATACGCTGTCGACCTTGTTCGAAAAAGTCGGCCTGCCGGCTGCGTCCGTACATGAAGTTCTGGCCAGCGACAAACAAGCCAAACAGTTCAGCCAGCTCAAGCACGGCCAAAAACTCGAATTCGAATTGAATCCTGAAGGCCAACTGACCAGTTTGCACAGCAAGGTCAGTGACGTCGAAACCATTACCCTGACCAAGAATGACAAGGGTTATGCCTTCAACCGGGTTACCGCAAAACCGACCGTTCGCACCGCTTACGTGCACGGCGTCATCAATAGCTCACTTTCACAATCCGCAGCCCGTGCTGGCCTCTCGCACAGCCTGACCATGGATATGGCCAGCGTCTTTGGCTACGACGTCGATTTCGCTCAAGACATCCGCCAGGGTGACGAATTCGATGTGATCTACGAGCAGAAAGTGGTCAACGGCAAAGCCGTCGGCACCGGACCGATCCTGTCCGCTCGCTTCACTAACCGCGGCAAGACCTACACCGCCGTGCGTTATACCAACAAGCAAGGCAACAGCAGCTACTACACGGCTGATGGCAACAGCATGCGTAAGGCGTTCATCCGTACGCCGGTGGACTTCGCACGCATCAGCTCGAAGTTCTCCATGGGCCGCAAGCACCCGATCCTCAACAAGATCCGCGCTCACAAGGGCGTTGATTACGCTGCGCCGCGCGGTACGCCAATCAAGGCTGCCGGTGACGGCAAAGTGCTGCTCGCCGGACGCCGTGGTGGCTACGGCAATACCGTGATCATCCAGCACGGCAACACCTACCGCACTCTATACGGCCATATGCAAGGCTTCGCCAAAGGAGTGAAAACCGGCGGCACCGTCAAGCAAGGCCAGGTCATTGGTTACATCGGCACTACCGGCCTGTCCACCGGCCCTCACTTGCACTATGAGTTCCAGGTCAATGGCGTTCACGTCGATCCTCTGGGCCAGAAGCTGCCAATGGCCGACCCGATCGCCAAAGCCGAGCGCGCTCGCTTCCTCGCTCAGAGCCAACCACTGATGGCGCGCATGGATCAAGAGAAGGCCACCATGCTGGCCTCGAGCAAGCGCTAAGTCATGGCCCTGTATATCGGTGTGATGTCCGGAACCAGCCTCGACGGTCTGGACATTGCCCTGATCGAACTGACCTCGGCGATCAAACTGGTCGCCACGCACTACATCCCCATGCCTGAATCGCTGCGCGCCGAGCTGCTTGGCTTGTGCGCCAGCGGTCCTGACGAGATCGCCCGCTCGGCGATTGCCCAGCAGAACTGGGTCAAGCTCGCGGCACAGGGCATTCACATACTTCTCGATCAGCAGCAACTCAAACCCGACGCCATTCGTGCGATTGGCAGCCACGGCCAAACCATTCGCCACGAACCCGCGCGAGGCTTTACCGTACAGATCGGCAACCCTGCCCTACTGACTGAATTGACCGGCATCACCGTAGTCAGCGACTTCCGCAGCCGCGATGTCGCCGCCGGTGGCCAAGGTGCACCTCTCGTTCCAGCCTTCCATGAAGCGTTATTCGAAGAGTGTAGCGGTAACCAGGCAGTCTTGAATGTCGGCGGTTTCAGCAATCTCAGTCTGATTGAACCGACCAGACCTGTAGCCGGTTTCGACTGTGGCCCTGGGAATGTTCTGTTGGATGCCTGGATCCACCAGCAACGGGGCGAAAACTATGATCGCAATGGCGACTGGGCAAAAACAGGTTCAGTTGAGCCGACGTTGCTGCACGCGCTTCTCAGCGATCCGTTCTTTGTCGCCAAGGGCCCGAAAAGTACCGGCCGCGAAGTGTTCAACCTGCCTTGGCTGGAACAACACCTTTCGCGTCTGCCAGACTTTGCTGCTGAGGACGTACAAGCCACACTGCTTGAACTGACAGCACTGACCATTATCGAATCACTGCAAAGCGCCCAAGCCGATACTCAAGAGTTATTGGTCTGCGGCGGCGGTGCGCACAACACTACACTAATGGAGCGGCTGGCCGCCCTGCTGCCAAACGCAACCGTCGCCAGCACAGCCACCCACGGCGTTGACCCGGACTGGGTGGAAGCCATGGCCTTCGCCTGGCTGGCCCACTGCTGTCTCGAAGGCATCGCCGCCAACCGCCCAAGCGTCACCGGCGCCCGCGGACTTCGAGTACTCGGCGCCATCTATCCCGCTTAACGATCAGACAGCAAAACGCCGCAGAACCGTAAGGCTCTGCGGCGTTTTGCTGTCTGAAGCGCGGCGCGATCAGATCGAGAACGAAGACCCGCAACCACACGTCGTGGTGGCGTTAGGGTTCTTGATCACGAAGCGCGAACCTTCCAGACCTTCCTGGTAGTCCACTTCAGCACCGGCCAGGTACTGGAAGCTCATCGGATCTACCACCAGACTCACGCCTTCGCGCTCGACGATGGTGTCGTCCTCGGCCACATCCTCATCGAAAGTGAAGCCGTACTGAAACCCTGAACAACCGCCGCCCGTAACGAATACGCGCAGCTTCAAGCGATCATTCCCCTCTTCATCGACCAGGCTCTTCACCTTGTGCGCGGCACCGTGGGTGAATTGCAAAGCCGTGGGGGTGAAGGATTCGACGCTCATGCTGACTATCTCCCGGCGTTACGCCGCCATAATGCGTGATGACGCGCATTATCCGCTTGTCCGAGAAAATCGGTCAACTATTAGAGGAGCAGCGGCAAGATTCAAGCTGTGAGCTTCAAGCTTGCCGCTTACAACTTGTAGCTGCCCTTATGGCAGCATACCTGCGTGGGACAGACCGAAGCGCTCGTCCAGACCGAACAGGATGTTCATGTTCTGCACAGCTTGGCCCGACGCGCCTTTGACCAGGTTGTCGATCACCGAAAGCACCACCACCAGATCGCCATCCTGCGGGCGGTGAACAGCAATACGGCAGACGTTGGCGCCGCGCACGCTGCGAGTTTCCGGATGGCTGCCGGCCGGCATTACATCGACGAACGGTTCGTTGGCATAACGCTTTTCAAACAGCGCCTGCAGATCCACCGAGCGATCAACCACGGTCGCGTAGAGCGTCGAGTGAATGCCGCGGATCATCGGGGTCAGGTGCGGAACGAAGGTCAGACCGACATCCTTGCCCGCTGCGCGACGCAGACCCTGGCGAATTTCCGGCAGGTGACGGTGACCTTTCACCGCATAGGCCTTCATGCTTTCCGACGTTTCGGAGTACAGCGAGCCGACAGCCGCACCGCGACCGGCACCGCTGACGCCGGATTTGCAGTCGGCGATCAAACGCGAAGTATCCGCCAGACCAGCCTCGAGCAACGGCAGGAAGCCCAGCTGCGTAGCGGTTGGGTAGCAACCCGGCACCGCGATCAGGCGGGCCTTCTTGATCTGCTCGCGATTGACTTCCGGCAGACCGTAAACAGCTTCGTCCAGCAACTCAGGCGCGCCGTGCGGCTGACCGTACCACTTCGCCCACTCTTCAGCGTCTTGCAGACGGAAGTCGGCCGACAGGTCGATGACCTTGGTGCCCGCTGCCAGCAGTTCACCGGCCAATGCGTGAGCCACACCGTGCGGCGTGGCGAAGAACACCACGTCGCAAGCGCCGAGGGTCTTGATGTCCGGCACGCTGAAGGCGAGGCCATCGAAGTGACCGCGCAGGTTCGGGTACATGTCAGCCACGGCCAGACCGGCCTCGGATCGGGAAGTGATCACCACCACTTCTGCCTGCGGATGCTGTGCCAATAGACGCAGCAATTCGACACCGGTGTAACCCGTGCCGCCGACGATACCGACCTTGACCATAACCTGCCCTCAAAGAACCCACTGGAAAGCCGTCGATAATAGGGGCCGCGCGGCCCTGCGACAACCGTCAAGGTGACGTGCGGACGCTCAAGCCTCTACTATCCGGCTTACCGTGAACCTGGAATAACTAAAAATGCTCTATCTATGGATCAAAGCTTTTCACATTGTCAGCATCGTTTGCTGGTTTGCCGGGCTGTTCTACTTGCCGCGTCTGTTCGTGTATCACGCGCAAAGCGAAGACACGATCAGCAAAGAACGCTTCAGCGTAATGGAACGCAAGCTGTACCGCGGCATCATGGGCCCGGCGATGATTGCGACGCTGATCTTCGGCGGCTGGCTGATCTATCTCAACCCGAGCATCTTCAGCATGGGTGGCTGGATTCACGCCAAACTGACGCTCGTCGTCTTGCTGATCGGCTACCACCACATGTGTGGCGCGCAGGTAAAACGTTTTGCCCGTGGCGAAAACACCCGCAGCCATGTCTTTTATCGCTGGTTCAATGAAGTGCCGGTTCTGATATTGCTGGCTATCGTAATTCTGGTCGTGGTCAAGCCGTTCTAACTTCAACAAGAACAGATCTTTGGGGTACTCATAATGTCGCTGCCCGCTTTGCTCGAACAACGTCTGCGTCTGCCTGTAGTGGCCGCGCCGATGTTTCTGATTTCCAACCCGGAACTCGTCCTCGCCTGCTGCCGCAATGGCGTGGTCGGTAGCTTCCCGGCACTGAACCAGCGCGAAAGCAGCGGGTTCAAAGCCTGGCTGGAACAGATCGAAGCGGGACTGGCGACACTGGACAACCCGGCGCCGTACGCGGTGAACCTGATTGTTCACAACAGCAACCCGCGCTTGCAGGCGGACTTGAACATCTGCGTCGAGCACAAAGTACCGATCGTTATCACCAGCCTCGGCGCAGTGAAGGAGTTGGTCGACGCGGTACACAGCTATGGCGGTCTGGTGTTCCATGACGTCACCACTCGCCGACATGCCGAGAAAGCGGCCGAGGCGGGTGTCGACGGTTTGATCGCCGTGGCGGCCGGCGCCGGGGGGCATGCCGGCACCTGGAGTCCGTTTGCGCTGATTGCCGAGATCCGCCAGTTCTTCGATAAAACCCTGCTGCTTGCAGGATGTCTTAACCACGGTCATGAGATTCTTGCCGCACAGCTGCTCGGCGCGGATTTGGCCTACTTCGGTACGCGATTTATCGGCACCACGGAAAGTCATGCGCCTGACGCCTACAAGGAGATGCTGCTGACAGCCAAGGCTTCGGACATCATCCATACTCCAGCGGTCTCGGGAGTGCCGGCGAGTTTTATGCGTCAGAGCCTGGAGGCAGCCGGTTTCGACATGGCCGCCCTGCAAGGAAAAGGCGAAGTGAATTTCGGTGACAAGTTGAAGCCGATCAGCGATGAGGCCAAAGCTTGGAAAACCGTGTGGTCGGCCGGTCAAGGCGTAGGGCAGATCGAGGATCTGCCGAGCGTGGATCAATTGATCGCACGGCTGGACGCAGAGTATCGCCAGGCACAGGAACGTGCAGCCCAGCTACCGCAACGCTGGCCGCGCTAAGAAAAATCGGGCCAGCCCCACTGGGCTGGCCTTACACTGCTGACCTTTCAATCTATTCGCGACAAGGATGCCTCGGCCATGAGCGAACCCCGTTACAAGATCGTATTCGACGGAGCTCTACAGCCCGGTGTCGATATCACCACTGCCAAACTCAACCTGGCGGATCTGTTCAAGAGTGACGTCGTCGCAATCGAGCGCCTGTTCAATGGCCGCACCGTCGCACTCAAACGTGATTTGTCCCACAGCGATGCGCAGACCTATCTGCAAGCGCTGAGTAAAACCGGAATCGATGCGCGCATCGAAGCTGAAACGACGATCGAACTGAATCTTTCCGACGTACACGAGCATTCAGCTGCCATAGCGGAACCTGACTCCCCTTACGCACCACCGCGTGCCACCGTCGGCGAGAGTCTGCCGGCGTTCGCCACGCTCAAGCCGTTCAGCGTAGAAGGGCGAATCGGCCGCCTGCGTTTTCTGGCATGGACGATGGTCCTGAGCCTGGTGACCCTGCCCATTGTCGGCGTGTTCGCCTTGCTGGCTCTGGGGCTGGTCAGCGGCGATTCCACCACTGGCCTGATCATCGGCGGAATCTTCGCGTTCTTCCTGTTTATCGCGTTCCTGATTGTCAGCATTCTGTTCAGCGTCCAGCGTCTGCACGATATCGGCTGGTCAGGCTGGCTCTGGCTGCTGAACCTGGTGCCATTCGTGGGCAGCTTCTTCCCGCTGGTGATCATGGTCGTACCGGGCAACACCGGCGCCAATCGCTACGGCCCTCCCCCGCCGCCAAACAGCAGCGCAGTGAAGGTGCTGTGTTCCCTGTGGATCGTGTTCTTCGCACTGATCTTTGTCGGTGGAATGCTCGGCGGGATCTCGGCCATCCAGCAGGAATATGAAAGCAATCTGGAAAGCAGCTACGAAAGTGGCTCGGTGACCACTGATGAAGTCGAAGTAGAGGTCGAAGCGCCAGCGGATTCCGCCGATGAGGCAGCCGAAGCGGCGCAGGCCCCTGTAGACTCTGCGAAAGAATGAACAGCGCTCCCCGCCGTGACACCCGCGTCGTCGGCGCGGAGCTGTTGCGATGGAGAATTGCATGACCCGTTACGCACTGATCACCGGCGCCTCCAGCGGCATTGGCCTGGCCATGGCCGAGGCGCTGGCCCGGCGCGGCCGCAGCCTGATTCTGGTGGCCCGACAGCGTGATCAGCTGGAAAGCATTGCGATCGAGTTGACCCAGCGTTTTGGCGTCGAAGTACTGTTCCGCGCCTGCGATCTGGGCGAGCCATTGCGTCTGTCCGGCTTCCTGCTGGAACTCGAAGAAGGTGACCGGCAGATCGACTTGCTGGTCAATTGCGCCGGTATCGGCACCTGCGGCCCGTTTCTCGCGCAGGACTGGATGACCGAGCAGGATCTGATCGAAGTGAACATCCTCGCCCTCACCCGCCTCTGCCACGCCATTGGCAACAGCATGGCGCTGCAGGGTGGTGGGCAGATTCTCAATGTCGCCTCGGTGGCCGCGTTCAATCCAGGCCCGTGGATGAGCACTTACTACGCCAGCAAGGCGTATGTGCTGCACTTCTCCGAAGCCTTGCGGGTTGAACTCAAACAAAGTGCGGTGAAGGTTTCAGTGCTCTGCCCCGGCCCGACGCGCACGGCATTTTTCCGTACGGCGCAACTGAACAGCGACAAACTCAAAGACAGCAAATTGCTGATGAGCCCCGAGGAGGTCGCGCTGTACACCGTTCGCGCCCTCGACAAGAACCGCGCGATCATCATTCCGGGACGCCGCAACCGCTGGTTCGCTTTCCTGCCGCGATTGGGTTCGCGCTGGCTCAATCGCACCATTGTCGGCATGGTCAACAAGGCTTACTGCCCGCGCTGAAATACCCTACAGGTAAAACACTGGGCGGGATAAGCCGCCCTGAGTACACTCAGACCAGCCCAAACAACGGAGAAAACAGCAGTGGATACTCTGTTCACCAAGATCATCAACCGGGAGATTCCGGCCAGGATCATTTACGAGGACGACCAGGTTCTGGCGTTCCACGACATCGCCCCTCAGGCACCAGTGCATTTCCTGGTGATCCCGAAAAAACCGGTGCGCACCCTCAATGACCTGACCGAAGACGACAAGGCACTGGCCGGGCATATCCTGTTCACTGCGCAGCGTCTGGCGCTGGAGTTGGGCTGCGAAGACGGTTTCCGCGTGGTGATGAACTGCAATGAGAAGGGTGGGCAAACTGTCTACCACATTCATATGCACGTACTCGGTCAGCGCCAGATGAACTGGCCACCGGGCTGATCCACAGCAAACCTGTGTGTAGGAGCTGCCGCAGGCTGCGATCTTTTGATCTTCGAGTGTCAAAAAACAAGATCAAAAGATCGCAGCCTTCGGCAGCTCCTACATAAAGCAACAAGCACATCCAGTGTGACTGATGACCCAGCGCAAACCTTCCCCGGCCGATTCGGTTAAACTGGCCGCCGAGATTCTTCCCGGAGGTCAGCATGACTACCCAACGTCACTACTCGCCGATTGA encodes:
- a CDS encoding anhydro-N-acetylmuramic acid kinase gives rise to the protein MALYIGVMSGTSLDGLDIALIELTSAIKLVATHYIPMPESLRAELLGLCASGPDEIARSAIAQQNWVKLAAQGIHILLDQQQLKPDAIRAIGSHGQTIRHEPARGFTVQIGNPALLTELTGITVVSDFRSRDVAAGGQGAPLVPAFHEALFEECSGNQAVLNVGGFSNLSLIEPTRPVAGFDCGPGNVLLDAWIHQQRGENYDRNGDWAKTGSVEPTLLHALLSDPFFVAKGPKSTGREVFNLPWLEQHLSRLPDFAAEDVQATLLELTALTIIESLQSAQADTQELLVCGGGAHNTTLMERLAALLPNATVASTATHGVDPDWVEAMAFAWLAHCCLEGIAANRPSVTGARGLRVLGAIYPA
- the argC gene encoding N-acetyl-gamma-glutamyl-phosphate reductase, which translates into the protein MVKVGIVGGTGYTGVELLRLLAQHPQAEVVVITSRSEAGLAVADMYPNLRGHFDGLAFSVPDIKTLGACDVVFFATPHGVAHALAGELLAAGTKVIDLSADFRLQDAEEWAKWYGQPHGAPELLDEAVYGLPEVNREQIKKARLIAVPGCYPTATQLGFLPLLEAGLADTSRLIADCKSGVSGAGRGAAVGSLYSETSESMKAYAVKGHRHLPEIRQGLRRAAGKDVGLTFVPHLTPMIRGIHSTLYATVVDRSVDLQALFEKRYANEPFVDVMPAGSHPETRSVRGANVCRIAVHRPQDGDLVVVLSVIDNLVKGASGQAVQNMNILFGLDERFGLSHAGMLP
- the erpA gene encoding iron-sulfur cluster insertion protein ErpA is translated as MSVESFTPTALQFTHGAAHKVKSLVDEEGNDRLKLRVFVTGGGCSGFQYGFTFDEDVAEDDTIVEREGVSLVVDPMSFQYLAGAEVDYQEGLEGSRFVIKNPNATTTCGCGSSFSI
- the hemJ gene encoding protoporphyrinogen oxidase HemJ, with product MLYLWIKAFHIVSIVCWFAGLFYLPRLFVYHAQSEDTISKERFSVMERKLYRGIMGPAMIATLIFGGWLIYLNPSIFSMGGWIHAKLTLVVLLIGYHHMCGAQVKRFARGENTRSHVFYRWFNEVPVLILLAIVILVVVKPF
- a CDS encoding peptidoglycan DD-metalloendopeptidase family protein, with the protein product MTTEPSKAPPLYPKTHLLAASGIAALLSLALLVFPSSDVEAKKTTLSLELESPAEQLTQDQDAADAVQATNESVASPFAQIENSDENTAQTAEAAPAPAAEKPKAPGHREVIVAKGDTLSTLFEKVGLPAASVHEVLASDKQAKQFSQLKHGQKLEFELNPEGQLTSLHSKVSDVETITLTKNDKGYAFNRVTAKPTVRTAYVHGVINSSLSQSAARAGLSHSLTMDMASVFGYDVDFAQDIRQGDEFDVIYEQKVVNGKAVGTGPILSARFTNRGKTYTAVRYTNKQGNSSYYTADGNSMRKAFIRTPVDFARISSKFSMGRKHPILNKIRAHKGVDYAAPRGTPIKAAGDGKVLLAGRRGGYGNTVIIQHGNTYRTLYGHMQGFAKGVKTGGTVKQGQVIGYIGTTGLSTGPHLHYEFQVNGVHVDPLGQKLPMADPIAKAERARFLAQSQPLMARMDQEKATMLASSKR
- the tyrS gene encoding tyrosine--tRNA ligase; amino-acid sequence: MKSVEEQLALIKRGAEELLVESELIEKLKRGQPLRIKAGFDPTAPDLHLGHTVLINKLRQFQELGHQVIFLIGDFTGMIGDPSGKSATRPPLTREQVLENAETYKTQVFKILDPAKTEVAFNSTWMDQMGPADFIRLTSQYTVARMLERDDFDKRYTTNQPIAIHEFLYPLVQGYDSVALRADVELGGTDQKFNLLMGRELQRGYGQEAQCILTMPLLEGLDGVKKMSKSLGNYVGIQEAPGVMYSKLVSIPDALMWRYFELLSFRSMDEINALRADVEAGANPRDVKIKLAEEIVARFHGEEAAANAHRAAGNRMKDGELPDDLPEVELASAEDMPIAAVLNKAGLVKNSAAARDLLASGGVRVDGQVVDRSFIYVLGATHVCQAGKKAFARITLKSE